A window of Mastomys coucha isolate ucsf_1 unplaced genomic scaffold, UCSF_Mcou_1 pScaffold1, whole genome shotgun sequence genomic DNA:
ttctccacagAGAAATCTAGACTTACACTGGCTTATGGAGATGTCTCCAAGAGTCTTAAACAGGTCTGGCACGGTGATACATAGCTATAGTTTTAGCATGCAGAGGGTGAAGGGAAGAGGATTAGCATGAGTTTGGGGATCCACCTGACCTAGACTCCTTTCTGAAATTTTCTGAATTTCCAGCCATGGCTACGCAGGTAACATAGAACTTCCACAGCTGGTGAAAAAgactctcttttttcctcctggGAATTCTCTGTCCCCACAAAACAGTCTGTGACCTTGTCAGATAACTCCAACAGGCCTGAACAGTATTGTTGAGAGGCAGTGACCCCACAGACAGAAATCCCGGTCTGTGTGTTTTCCAGACAGCTCTCTGTACCCTTTCTAGACAGCCCCTCCTCAGGGCTCTGGGGCTTGTCTCATGCTGAGTTCCCAGGAGGTCCCAGGGGTGTGAcctttcctccctgccccccaccccagggcCAACTATAAAGAAGGCCAGTGCCAGCCCTCCGCAGACCATCTAGGTCCCAAGAGCTTTCCAGGGCACTTTAAGGACACACATAGCCACGGTTCCTCCTGGGTGGCACCATGCAGTCCCTGTGGCTTTGCTGGGCACTCTGGGTACTGCCCCTGGCTGGCCCTGGGGCAGCGATGACGGAGGAACGGGTCCTGAGCAGTCTCCTGCAGCAACTGCAGCTCAGCCAGGCCCCGACCCTGGACAGAGCGGATGTGGAGAAGATGGCCATCCCTACCCATGTGAGGTCCCAGTATGTAGCCCTGCTGCAGAGAAGTCATGCTGACCGCTCCCGAGGCAAGAGGTTCAGCCAGAACTTTCGAGGTGAGAGCTCTTCCGACTTGTCCCGGGTCTCTAGACTGGGCAGACCGACCACGCCCACTCTGGTGATGTGGatcctttctttgtgtgtgttgaggggtTCGAACATGTACTGTACTGAGGATTCTCAAGGCCGGGAGGAGGTACATCAGGCTGGAGTGACAAGACCCAGactcagaggagaggagaggagagcagggaaAAGCAGGATAATGGGGTATGGGTAGATGTAGCAAGGGCCCAGTTCTTCTGGAGGCAGTAGTGTGACTTCTGGGGTCACCCTCTAGGACCATCTGGGACAGTGGCTGACTGTAGATTGTGCTACAAACACTGAAGTGAATTATGGATTGAAGCTACTTTGggttaaaagcaaacaaaaccgcCAGCATCTTGAGAACGGTATAGACGCTGGTGAGATGCAGGAGCCTAGATGGAGCCTCTCCCTGTTAGGGCTGGGGTCAGACCTAAGGAAAGTTAGACCCAAGGCCAGGCTCCTGTAACGACCGGATTCTCATTCCTTCTGGGTCCCAGCGCTCTTTTGTGCTTGGCTGGGGAGGCTTAGTGAACAAGCTCTTCCTGGAGATTTTTAAAAACGCACAGAACTGGAAAGGTTCTCTCTGTCCTAGCCTACTCCAAGCACAGTGGCTCTGCCATCCTAGAGGTCTTGTGGTACCTGTAGAGGTCCAGCTGACTCTGTCTTTGTCCACAGAGGTGGCAGGCAGGTTCCTGGTGTCAGACGCCTCCACTCACCTGCTAGTGTTCGGCATGGAGCAGCGGCTGCCACCTAACAGCGAGCTGGTGCAGGCCGTGCTGCGGCTTTTCCAGGAGCCTGTGCCCAGAACAGCTCTCCGGAGGTATGAGAGGCTGTCCCCACACAGCGCCCGGGCTCGGGTCACCATCGAGTGGCTGAGAGTCCGTGAGGATGGCTCCAACCGCACTGCCCTTATCGACTCCAGGTaggggatgctgctgctgctgctggtgtgtgtgtgtgtgtgtgttgggagagtTGGAAAGTGCGGGGGCTGGccctggagggggaggggagcagcagATGATAGCGTGGGTACCTGACGGGACAGACTCCTCCAGGGTCCCCCTAACAGCCTGCCAGTTCCCTCGCCTGACGCGCCCTGCTGTTTCTCAGGCTCGTGTCCATCCTCGAGAGCGGCTGGAAGGCCTTCGACGTGACGGAGGCCGTGAACTTCTGGCAGCAGCTGAGCCGGCCGAGGCAGCCGCTGCTGCTCCAGGTGTCGGTGCAGAGGGAGTACCTTGGACCAGGGACCTGGAGCGCACACAAGTTGGTCCGGTTCGCGGCGCAGGGGACACCGGACAGCAAGGGGCAGGGCGAGCCACAGCTGGAGCTGCACACGCTGGACCTCAAGGACTACGGGTAGGCGGGAGTTGGGTGGCTAGGGATGCAATAGACCGAGACCGGATcccccctcccctacccccatccctGCCGAGTCTTTGTACCGGCTCAGGTGTGGACTTTGTAGGATGCCCCAGGAGATGAGCCATTcctacctacaatatattttccAGTGGTGCGTTTAGAAATGATATTATAATATTGAATTATAACATTCGATTTCCATTCATCCCTTCATGAATAAGTCTTTGAAGGTTTTTAGCTGCAAGACAGATGTTGGTGGCGGGTGCTTTTAATCCCACACTTAAGAAagggcaggcagatccctgaagtTGAGgccggtctggtctacagaggataattaaagctacacagagaaaaccaaaaccaaaaccaaaccaaaccaaaccaaaccaacccaacccaaccaaccaaccaaacactaaaaacagaacaaaccaacaaaacccatCTTATTAGGCATAAACTTAAACATTTGTATTTGCCactattgtgcatgtgtgttctgtggacctgtgtgcttgtggaggtcagcagACAGCTCTGTGCACTGTGTTCTACTgtcacctttatgtgggttccagggatccaatccaactcagatcatcagtcttgcatggcaagctctttacctgctaagctatctTGCCTTCCCTGCATatactctttgtttttgttgtgaaaaattatttttggggaattttatacatatatacattgtatcTTTATCATAGCATTCTCTACTCCCCATCTTGCTTGCTCCTCCTGAGAAGCAttatagtgtatgtatgtaggtgtgggtgtgtgggtatgtgtgcatatatgtggtatgtaaagtatgtgtacatatgtgtatatgtgtggtgtgtgtgtatatgtatgcatgtgtgtggtatgtatggtgtgtgtggtatgtgtggtgtgtggtatgtatgtgtggtgtgtgtatgtgtatgtgtgcatatatgtggcatgtgtatgtgtgtgtgcatatatgtggtatgtgtggtgtgtgaagtatgtgtgcatgtgtggtatatgtggtatgtatatgtgtatacatgtatgtggtgtgtatggtatgtgtgtagtgagtgtgtacatgtgtatggtatgcatgtgtggtatgtgtatgtgtttgcgtgtgcacatatgtggtatgtgtgttgtatgtgcatatatgtggtatgtgtggtgtgtgaagtatgtgtgcatgtgtgatatgtgtggtgtgtctgtagtgtgtatgtgtggtgagtatgtacatgtatgtggtatgtatgtgtggtgtgtatatgtatttgtgtgtgtatatatgtggtatgtgtggtgtgtgaagtatgtgtgcatatatgtggtatgtgtggtgtgtgaagtatgtgtgcatatatgtggtatgtgtggtgtgtgaagtatatatgcatatgtggtatgtatggtgtgtgtatatgtgtatgcatgtatatggtatgtgtgatatgtgtgtggtgtgtgtgtagtgtgtatgtgtggtatgtgtgatgtgtgtgtgtaggtgtaagtgcatatatgttatatgtatgatgtataaagcatgtacacatgtgtgtatgtgtggtttgtgtatatgtgtatgcatgcatatatgttgtgcatatgtgtatgcatgtatgtatatatgtggtatgtgttatgtatggtgcatgtgtgcatgtgtatgtatatgtgatgtatatatgtgtgtggtgtttgtatatgtggtatatgtatgtgtgggatgtatggtgtgtgtgtagtgtatatgtgtggtatgtatgtatgtatatgtgtgtggtacatgtatatatgcgtggtgtgtgcatatgtggtatgtgtatgtatgtgtgtatagtgtgtatgtgtggcatgtatgtggtgtatatgtatgatgtgtatatgtgtgtgtgcacagtatatatacatatgtgtgtgtatgggtgcggtatgtatgtatgtgtgtgtgtatatatatatatatatatatatatgtgtgtgtgtgtgtgtgtgtgtgtgtgtgtgtgtgtgtgtgtgttgtgcttgtTCCATAGCAGGCATGTGGTAgtcaaaggatgaccttgaatgtcAGTGTACCTTAGGTCTTGTTTGAGAGAGGGGCTTCTTGTTACTTGGCATGAAGTTTGGCTGCAAGCTTCTGGGGGTTCTCCTGACCCTACCTTCTATTTTACTTTAGGGGCATATTGATTACTAAGGCACATACTACACTGCTAGCCTTCTGTGGGcactagggatttgaactcaggctgctCTCATATTTGTGATCTTTCCCCATTGAGCAATCTGCCCagttcttgt
This region includes:
- the LOC116071422 gene encoding left-right determination factor 2 gives rise to the protein MQSLWLCWALWVLPLAGPGAAMTEERVLSSLLQQLQLSQAPTLDRADVEKMAIPTHVRSQYVALLQRSHADRSRGKRFSQNFREVAGRFLVSDASTHLLVFGMEQRLPPNSELVQAVLRLFQEPVPRTALRRYERLSPHSARARVTIEWLRVREDGSNRTALIDSRLVSILESGWKAFDVTEAVNFWQQLSRPRQPLLLQVSVQREYLGPGTWSAHKLVRFAAQGTPDSKGQGEPQLELHTLDLKDYGAQGNCDPEAPVTEGTRCCRQEMYLDLQGMKWAENWVLEPPGFLTYECVGSCLQLPESLTIGWPFLGPRQCVASEMTSLPVLVSMKEGGRTRPQVVSLPNMRVQTCSCASDGALIPRGIDL